The following are encoded in a window of Impatiens glandulifera chromosome 5, dImpGla2.1, whole genome shotgun sequence genomic DNA:
- the LOC124937951 gene encoding chaperone protein dnaJ 49-like, translating to MDSNKDEALKCIAIAKEAIASGNKQRALKFIAIARRLNHNLSADDLLAACENLNSSSSSSGNPIHRSKSEPSPSAVDGISNEERSYTDENVQLIRQIKRSRDYYEILGVEKSCSGEEIKKSYRKLSLKVHPDKNKAPGSEEAFKIVSKAFKCLSSEDSRRQYDHTGLIDEFECNQQNNVRRRRRNANDFFDDEVDPDDIFRAFFGQNNGYQTAHVYGNRRTTATNQQRGEDEGSGVGPNLMILLQMLPFLLIILLAYLPFSEPDYSLQKNYSYQFSRTTESHGVEFFVKSQEFDQKFPPGGFARSEIESNVIKDYKNVLGRYCHIERQRRQWSRNLPTPHCEKLQSFGVE from the coding sequence ATGGACAGTAACAAGGACGAAGCTCTCAAATGCATTGCCATTGCCAAGGAAGCAATTGCTTCAGGTAATAAGCAGCGTGCGCTCAAATTCATCGCAATTGCACGTCGTCTTAATCATAATTTATCAGCCGATGATCTTCTTGCCGCTTGTGAAAACCTAAATTCATCTTCATCAAGTTCTGGCAATCCCATTCATAGGTCTAAATCTGAGCCATCTCCGTCCGCAGTTGATGGAATCTCGAATGAGGAACGGAGTTATACTGATGAAAATGTGCAGTTAATACGCCAGATCAAGAGGAGTAGGGATTACTATGAGATTCTTGGGGTTGAGAAGAGCTGCTCGGGTGAGGAAATTAAGAAATCGTACAGGAAACTGTCGCTGAAAGTTCATCCTGATAAGAACAAGGCACCTGGATCAGAAGAGGCTTTCAAGATAGTTAGCAAGGCGTTCAAGTGTTTAAGTAGTGAAGATTCTAGAAGGCAGTATGATCATACTGGTTTAATCGACGAATTTGAATGCAATCAGCAGAACAATGTCAGGAGGCGAAGGAGAAACGCAAATGATTTCTTTGACGATGAAGTCGATCCTGATGATATATTCAGAGCCTTTTTCGGTCAGAACAATGGTTATCAAACAGCTCATGTTTATGGAAATAGAAGAACAACAGCAACGAATCAACAGAGGGGGGAAGATGAGGGTTCTGGAGTTGGACCCAATCTGATGATTCTTCTTCAAATGCTTCCTTTTTTGTTGATAATCTTGCTTGCCTACCTTCCTTTTTCGGAACCTGATTATTCCCTCCAAAAGAACTATTCCTATCAGTTCTCTAGAACCACTGAGAGTCACGGAGTGGAGTTTTTCGTTAAATCGCAAGAATTTGATCAGAAATTCCCTCCGGGAGGCTTTGCACGATCTGAGATTGAGAGTAATGTCATAAAAGATTACAAGAATGTTCTTGGCCGTTACTGTCACATTGAACGTCAAAGGCGTCAGTGGAGCAGAAACTTGCCAACTCCTCATTGCGAAAAGCTACAATCTTTTGGAGTTGAATGA
- the LOC124938842 gene encoding pentatricopeptide repeat-containing protein At4g15720, protein MRVGVGEPIFAVGTLLHLYRQNKLSSFHTKTHIVQQLRNISDCLSLTSEHANLLKHGFSNDTFTINHLVNGYIRLRKIGSAHQLFDEIPDPNVVTWTSLIAGYIRSDRPTTALCLFGRMLGSTVIPNAFTLTTAINACSILADVETGNKLHALVEILGHGSDVFVCSSLIDMYGKSNHTVEARSVFNLMGHKNIVSWTSLITAYAQHAEGHKALDLFREFNTLGFDRPNDFMLASVITACSTLGKLVTGKIAHGAVIRGGHDSNNVVASAIVDMYAKCGSFSYSCKVFNKIPDPTVIPYTSMIMGAAKYGQSTIARSLFDEMVEKRVVPNDVTLLGILNACSHSGLVDEGLDYLNSMFKNHRISPDARHYTCVIDMLGRTGRLDEAYKMAISINVSPKEGALLWGSLLSNSRVHGRLDIAGIAGNWLIESNQQVAAAYVTMSNTHVLAGKWESFHEIRSEMKRKGVFKEPGCSWVEIKEMSYVFYAGDVDSCPRGTEVVNLLRELERRMKERGYVGGSKGLVFVDVEEETKEEIVSLHSERLALGFSLLCVAKGVTITVMKNLRMCRDCHEAFKLISEMVDRDIVVRDVNRFHHFKNGVCTCGDFW, encoded by the coding sequence ATGAGGGTCGGAGTCGGAGAACCCATTTTTGCCGTCGGGACCCTCCTCCATCTCTACCGACAAAACAAGCTTTCAAGCTTCCACACAAAAACCCACATAGTCCAACAGCTACGAAACATAAGCGACTGTCTCTCCTTAACCTCCGAACACGCCAACCTCTTAAAACATGGATTTTCAAATGATACCTTTACTATCAATCATCTAGTAAATGGGTATATCCGTCTTCGAAAAATCGGAAGTGCACACCAGCTGTTCGACGAAATTCCAGACCCAAATGTCGTCACCTGGACTTCTCTCATTGCAGGGTACATTCGTTCTGATCGACCCACAACGGCTCTTTGTCTATTTGGGAGGATGCTGGGGAGTACTGTTATCCCCAATGCATTCACATTAACAACGGCTATTAACGCTTGTTCAATACTGGCAGATGTTGAAACAGGTAACAAACTCCATGCCCTGGTTGAAATTTTAGGTCATGGATCCGATGTTTTTGTCTGCTCCTCTTTAATTGACATGTATGGAAAATCTAATCACACTGTTGAAGCTCGTTCTGTTTTTAATCTAATGGGTCACAAAAATATTGTTTCTTGGACTTCTTTGATCACTGCATATGCCCAACACGCAGAAGGCCACAAAGCACTTGATTTGTTTAGAGAATTCAACACTCTGGGATTTGACCGTCCAAATGATTTCATGCTCGCTAGTGTGATTACTGCTTGCTCAACCCTAGGGAAGCTAGTTACAGGGAAAATCGCACACGGAGCTGTAATTCGCGGTGGACATGATTCCAACAATGTAGTTGCAAGTGCAATTGTTGACATGTATGCGAAATGTGGATCGTTTTCTTATTCGTGTAAGGTCTTTAACAAAATCCCAGATCCTACTGTCATCCCTTACACTTCAATGATAATGGGAGCTGCAAAATACGGCCAATCAACCATCGCCCGCTCACTGTTCGATGAAATGGTCGAGAAAAGAGTAGTTCCAAACGATGTTACGCTTCTTGGAATCTTAAATGCCTGCAGTCATTCTGGACTTGTAGATGAAGGCCTAGATTACTTAAACTCCATGTTCAAGAATCATCGAATATCGCCCGATGCTAGACACTACACTTGTGTTATCGACATGCTAGGACGAACCGGGCGACTTGACGAAGCTTACAAAATGGCAATCTCAATTAATGTATCCCCTAAAGAAGGTGCTTTATTATGGGGGTCTCTTCTTTCCAACAGTAGGGTTCATGGAAGGTTGGACATTGCTGGTATAGCCGGTAATTGGCTGATCGAATCAAACCAGCAAGTAGCGGCTGCTTATGTCACCATGTCGAACACACATGTATTAGCTGGAAAATGGGAGAGTTTTCATGAAATTCGATCGGAGATGAAGCGTAAGGGAGTTTTTAAAGAACCGGGATGCAGTTGGGTTGAGATTAAGGAAATGAGTTACGTTTTTTATGCAGGGGATGTGGATTCATGTCCTAGAGGGACTGAGGTGGTGAATTTGTTAAGGGAATTGGAGAGGAGAATGAAGGAAAGAGGATATGTTGGGGGAAGTAAAGGGTTGGTTTTTGTTGATGTTGAAGAGGAAACAAAAGAGGAAATTGTGAGTCTACATAGTGAACGGTTAGCATTAGGGTTTAGTTTGTTATGTGTGGCGAAAGGTGTAACTATAACGGTGATGAAGAACTTGAGAATGTGTAGAGACTGTCATGAGGCTTTTAAGCTGATTAGTGAAATGGTGGATAGAGATATTGTTGTTAGAGATGTTAATAGATTTCATCATTTTAAGAATGGTGTTTGTACTTGTGGGGATTTCTGGTGA